The nucleotide sequence TGCTCCTTCAAAATAGTTTTGCTCCAGATCTATCAACTCCAACGATGAGTTCACCAAAACGTCCGCCGGACCTTCAAAACCAGTAAATGAATTACTTCCAAGAAACACTGTGTACAGACGAGGAAGCTTCCATAACCACTCCGGTATtttccctttgattctattgtTGCCTAATGCAATAAGCTCCAACTTCTCAAGGTTCTTTAAGATATTTGGGAACTCGCTGATGCCGCAGTCTTGCAACAACAATCTCTCCAAGTTTGTTGATATGTCTGATGACTTTGATTCTAAACTGGCCGGAGATATACTATTACCGGAAAGATCTAGGTACGACAAAGATTTTAGCGAGGAAAAGAGGCTTAAATCAATGGGATAGCTTGTGTTTAGGAAAGAAAGGTCTAGATGTGTGAGGTTGATGAGCTTTGAGATAGGTTCTATGATTTTTCCTTCAAAATGGTTTTTCCCAAGGTACATTTTCTCGAGCCTAGATGGGGTACAGGAGTCATGAACTTCAATAGAACCGGTGAGATCGTTTCCACGCAGATTGAGACGTGATAAGAAAGGCATGGTGAAGACAGAAGAAGGAATTGTTCCAGAGAAGTGATTCtcattgatatatataaatgagaGCTTTGTTAGATTCTGTACAAGTGGGAAACTACCAGTGAGCTGGTTGTGGTCAAGGTACAAGTAGGTTAACGAGGTTAGGTTACTAATTGTGGGAGGAACTTGCCCGAAAAAGTCATTGAAGGAAAGAGACAAGAACTCTAGTTTGTTGAGATTTCCGAATTCAGAAGGGAGTGATGAACTGAAGTTGTTGTAATTTAAATTAAGGTAACGGAGGTGGTGCAATTCAAACAGGCTAGTACTGTTGGGATTCAGAGTTCCAGAGATATAATTGTAAGAGAGGCCTAAATAGGAGAGCTTTGTTAGATTCCTTACAAGTGGGAAACTACCAGTTAGTTCATTTTTGGAAAGCTTTAAAACGGAGAGAAGGCTTAGGCTATTAAACGAGGAAGGAACTTGGCCTACAAATCCATTATTGGAAAGAGATAAGACCTCTAACCTGTTTAGATTGCCAAATTCAGAATGAAGTGAAGATGAGATGAAGTTGTTTTGAGTGAGGTTAAGGTGACGAAGATGATGTAACCTGAAGAGGCTACTATTAGGCTTTAGAGTTCCACTGAGACAGGACTGGAGTCGTAGCATTGTGACCGCACCGGTCGAATTATCGCACCAGACTCCATTAAAGGGATCATTGAGGTTGCAGTAGCTGCTATCAAACTCATTCATGAACTCAGTGAGAGCTTTAGTCTGATGGGGATGACAAGCGACATAACTACTGTAGTCAATGTTTAGATCGAAGAAGCTTGAAGTGGAGACCCAACATAGCAAGATTAGCGAGAGAAAATGCAAATGCAAACGTGATTCAGACATGGCTTTATGAAAACTTTTGAAGAAGAATTGTTTTGGTATTAAGGAAAATGAGAGAGAAGGTTGGTGGTATAAATAAAGATACGTGGGTTACAACTTGAGCTACGTCATCCACACAACTTGACTTATAGAAGAAGTTAGAGCTAAGTGAAGTCTTTGTATTCTAGCTTGGGGTACAGAATGGCTAAGTGGCTAATTGCCATTCAAATCATGACGTGAAATCTAGGTTAGTTGATTTTACTTTAGCGTATAATTTGGattagaatattaaaaaaataaaacaaaattggaTTGGAAAGACAGCGGTTCGAAATTTCTCACGTATGTTCAAAACTACATAAATAAATCAGTTTAGAATATAACGTGAACGACGGTCAAGTTGCAGACCTGGTAACGTGAACGACGGTCACAGACAAAGTGGTCATGTATATATTGGTTTAGCTAGCAGAAGACCTTAATTACACGTCTCACACACTAAGCTCATCATTATCAACTAGGGGAACTAGAATCTTCATTAGGTGATCTGCGTCATGTCGTGTGGAGAGATGTGTGAATTAGCGGAGGTGTTTTCTGAGATTTCCGGAGGTTTTGTGGACTAAGTAGTATGCGCCTTAAATACACGAATATGATGAGTCGTGATCATTACTTCATCTAAATAATGAGAGTTTCTGAGATGAGGAACGCTTCCGATTTGGAGTAGAACATAGAAATAATTGTATAGGCTGGATATTAGATAAGGTCATAAGGACATACTCATATGatactttttcttcttctttctttgtcgGTGAAATCCAGCACCGAGACTTACGTTAAGTCCCATAATCATGTGTTCTTGACTTCTTGTTACTTTTAACCATCAGTACGGATCAACTATCATTAAAATCTTAGTAAAAAAAACCGTAAATGTTAATACAGAAAGCTTAGTTTAGATAAACATTTGAGTTTGCttatcagttttaatattaagaTTTACTACATTCGGAGAATTTATTGCAACCATTTTAAGT is from Brassica napus cultivar Da-Ae chromosome A4, Da-Ae, whole genome shotgun sequence and encodes:
- the LOC106447095 gene encoding receptor-like protein 41 — translated: MSESRLHLHFLSLILLCWVSTSSFFDLNIDYSSYVACHPHQTKALTEFMNEFDSSYCNLNDPFNGVWCDNSTGAVTMLRLQSCLSGTLKPNSSLFRLHHLRHLNLTQNNFISSSLHSEFGNLNRLEVLSLSNNGFVGQVPSSFNSLSLLSVLKLSKNELTGSFPLVRNLTKLSYLGLSYNYISGTLNPNSTSLFELHHLRYLNLNYNNFSSSLPSEFGNLNKLEFLSLSFNDFFGQVPPTISNLTSLTYLYLDHNQLTGSFPLVQNLTKLSFIYINENHFSGTIPSSVFTMPFLSRLNLRGNDLTGSIEVHDSCTPSRLEKMYLGKNHFEGKIIEPISKLINLTHLDLSFLNTSYPIDLSLFSSLKSLSYLDLSGNSISPASLESKSSDISTNLERLLLQDCGISEFPNILKNLEKLELIALGNNRIKGKIPEWLWKLPRLYTVFLGSNSFTGFEGPADVLVNSSLELIDLEQNYFEGAVPVLPLFINFFNAESNRFTGRIPLSICNCRSLKRLWLSYNNLTGPIPQCLSNLTIVNLRKNNLEGSIPDVFVTGASLQELDVGHNRLTGKLPRSLQNCASLEFLLVDHNKIKDKFPFWLKALPNLQVLILSSNKFYGSISPPGQGPLGFPELHIFEISDNKFTGSLPPRYFVNWKASSLTMNENDERLYMVHGQISSGGFYYYVMVTIDLQYKGLLMEQERIITSYAAIDFSGNRIEGQIPESIGLVKGLIALKLSNNAFTGHIPLSFSNLSNLESLDLSSNQLSGTIPGGLGTLSFLEYINVSHNQLKGIIPQGTQITGQPKSSFEGNAGLCGLPLQETCFGTNAPPTQQPSEEEGEEEEEVLNWKGVAIGFGPGVLLGLVIAHLTATYKPEWLIKIIGPNKRRNR